A window of the Chryseobacterium arthrosphaerae genome harbors these coding sequences:
- a CDS encoding RHS repeat-associated core domain-containing protein, which yields MKLFSSLILSLCSVWAFSQTILYQTESASRTVQDPQAVILAQGFHAKSDVSSPFLAKIGPATQGNPGGGPADSNAGANNPSGTTTPSYHNTEGNIEVNGVGQLQFTLPIATLPGVKNVAPQINLAYTSGSGNGIAGYGWNVAGISSITRIGKNIEKDGDSKGIQIDYSDYYSFNGQRLILKSGEYGADGAEYTTEKYSNIKIKSVGTYNNGGLDAGPAHFEVTFEDGSQAWYGAYKPGFRGNQTVTTPLEYNIVKWKDAQGNYISYNYASNVTPGGFRTQERIMKISSIGWGGNETLNKPHINSIDFLYIDRDAQEQSYVQGVEFNQDKILSEIAVRNNFKPIKTYKITYQKDTNGSDYQFLNTITEYNSAGESANSITFDYEKSSLGGWKSTNYDYTEDHKVLGDFDGDGKVDMLKYSNSVNYCKAYNTEAPLDPRADENQISYTDYSDSKCIEWVNEPGGFYLFKNIFDDNKPEKISVAADISKESLDNASAIVVKDNNNIVNSKQSLVLFKKNNIAGTQKSDLEFKVYIFSDSNTLDYQFSKTIQYDQYATDQNTIAENQIKEADLNGDGLSEIIVTVKDANGLYKYLRVNLDKDVQNSASFASFELLPKNSPAMSNYMAGDFDGDSKTDFLTLRNNVATFVKLKDDGQSITVIESPAVSNTTNGTMPISGVWGSAVLGDYNGDGKTDFLIPTAFDSSDWRMYTSTGKGFAEKYYSNFCYFQESQNDPDNHIPWYSHRRTYVAQDLNRDGKSDFIEFYSLVQISQAGGAQSRFLVNLYENKGYKSASSGIEFQKKKLVNYKSIVNQSNRPLIENRRGYPYLYNTDRTWYIPSMEQFTWSNVAEHYTPIFGNFRVNMSDENILVFQKSKLFKFNYYDVSKESRIIGITQGNIKTEIEYKELNPAVDSNVYQPVKKEQYPYLELNKVYQTTAVSQLRSWGRKQDFRYRGFVSHLLGKGIIGFRQSARSSWYADGFENTKIWSGVEIDPLNDAAVVKEWTTRTNDESKIFPADLSENNTQLLSFKSTIYQTDKLLNGQVLTSLNNVDKSKIVTAVVPKSTRSKDFLTNTVATSSIIYGEYYLPSQSISKINDNFAVTTSNFEYIHNPSASGPDYYIGRPKVKTSTIQAYGDTKSSKEEYVYEGNLLKTLKKWNRDNTAYLQETYNYDGFGNIIQKTIINSSDSQTQTNKAQYDDTGRFIVKQTDNLGLETNITYDSLGQVLTQTDPIGNTVTNTYDEWGKILTSKSNLQGTTTYQYETLFRVTTPGFIKRVIGTKVTKYSPDGDISIAYTNLLGQNYKTTTKAFKEGKFISKDTEFDILGRKTAESQPYFESDSNLRQWNKIIYNDSVFPPKVTALSFSGAETITTTSGFTTTIEETKGNKRITTKTLDALENVISATDKGGTIKFSYNAAGDQIKAQYAENIVTTQYDSWGRKIEFNDPSNGVYKYEYDGFGKIKKIISPKGNKLYTFNNVGQLVSQNEISTADGGQATNKIITFTYDNKGRLISKSGTSKGKSYSSNISYDPQGRVISSSESSNGKYFIKKGITYDDKARVISYEKQLYSSGVLTKVTVENFYSTWNGDLQLVKDKTSGKILWELKNTNERGQVLNAKLGAAEITNLYDDTNGFLTKVNHSSQVKQDILQLTYAFDAIKNELRSRTTGGDFNITETFEYDNNNRLVKWTNPVTGQYNSNIYDAKGRILENDQVGKIKFENSAKVYQPTGMTLNAAGTQNYNNDLIQSIAYNENNDPIFIDGEKGDVAFQYGLTAMRQQVSFGGNFDPDQEGKFTRFYSEDGSFEITKNNVTGKEKHTIYIGGTPYESNIVYLKNYEETNGSYRFLHKDYLGSILAISDEAGNKLEQRHFDAWGNFTHLQIGNGPILTDKNSIDNAALLVDRGYTGHEHFAEVGIIHMNGRLYDPLLRRFLNADENIQDPYNTQNYNKYGYVLNNPLMFSDPSGEVFQFAFLAVMGTFWATVMTGAIISSAIATFLYLAKAYLTRNFSVGGFFKAVTIGSITGAVSAGLGQVFSAGTLIASIGNGVLSGAGASAVQALASGTNFLKGVAQGAVIGGAMGAISFGLSRLFAKPSGESLDVEDHTEGVTENPVNQKSNEVKKVMANDFKGKNPANGSIRVLRKPEDLPNYLKERDYTFDGKTLVNKDGKSVLGVTTPFYGNKYIRYVFAPNAFKSPEILTLTTGHEMLHGVFYANQINPIELSTQTWTPNAKTVSNHHVIIAEWEKSYIDLRGWQGLNLPVEPRFNLDLIRQSNYGFNARFDNMMKLMKNFLKK from the coding sequence ATGAAATTATTTTCATCATTGATATTATCCCTGTGTTCAGTATGGGCTTTCTCACAGACTATACTTTACCAGACAGAATCTGCTTCCAGGACCGTTCAGGATCCCCAGGCGGTAATTCTGGCTCAGGGATTTCATGCTAAATCGGATGTTTCGAGTCCGTTCTTAGCTAAAATCGGACCGGCTACGCAGGGCAACCCTGGCGGAGGACCGGCAGATTCCAATGCAGGAGCTAATAATCCCAGCGGGACAACCACTCCAAGCTATCATAATACTGAAGGGAATATAGAAGTGAACGGGGTTGGGCAATTACAGTTCACCCTCCCGATAGCAACACTTCCCGGGGTTAAAAATGTAGCCCCACAAATCAATTTAGCTTATACGAGCGGTTCCGGAAATGGAATAGCTGGATATGGCTGGAATGTTGCCGGTATTTCTTCTATTACAAGAATCGGGAAGAACATTGAAAAAGACGGTGACAGTAAGGGTATTCAGATCGATTACTCGGATTATTACAGTTTCAATGGTCAGAGATTAATCTTAAAATCCGGAGAATATGGAGCTGACGGAGCCGAATATACTACAGAAAAATATTCAAACATTAAAATTAAATCTGTAGGCACATACAATAATGGTGGACTAGACGCCGGACCTGCTCATTTTGAAGTTACTTTCGAAGACGGTTCACAGGCTTGGTATGGAGCCTATAAACCCGGCTTCAGAGGCAATCAGACCGTAACAACCCCTTTAGAATACAATATTGTAAAGTGGAAAGATGCCCAAGGGAATTATATTAGTTATAATTATGCTTCTAACGTTACTCCCGGCGGGTTCAGAACCCAGGAACGTATTATGAAGATTTCCTCAATCGGCTGGGGAGGAAACGAAACATTGAATAAGCCTCATATCAATTCGATTGACTTTCTTTACATTGACCGGGATGCTCAGGAGCAGTCCTATGTACAGGGAGTTGAATTTAATCAGGATAAAATCCTGTCAGAAATTGCAGTAAGGAATAATTTCAAGCCTATCAAGACTTATAAGATCACTTATCAAAAAGATACTAATGGGTCCGATTATCAATTCCTCAATACAATCACTGAATACAACTCGGCTGGCGAAAGTGCCAATTCTATTACTTTTGATTATGAGAAATCCAGCCTGGGAGGATGGAAATCTACCAACTATGATTACACAGAGGATCACAAGGTTTTAGGAGATTTTGACGGAGACGGAAAAGTTGATATGCTGAAATATTCCAATTCTGTTAATTATTGTAAAGCCTATAATACAGAAGCGCCTCTGGATCCCAGAGCAGACGAAAATCAAATTTCATACACGGATTACAGTGATTCAAAATGTATAGAGTGGGTGAATGAACCGGGAGGTTTTTATCTTTTCAAAAATATTTTTGATGATAATAAGCCTGAAAAAATATCTGTAGCAGCTGATATTTCTAAAGAATCTCTGGATAATGCTTCTGCAATTGTGGTTAAAGACAATAACAACATTGTCAATTCAAAGCAGAGTCTGGTTCTTTTCAAGAAAAATAATATTGCAGGCACTCAGAAATCTGATTTAGAATTTAAAGTATATATTTTTTCTGACAGCAATACGCTGGATTATCAGTTTAGCAAAACCATCCAGTATGATCAATATGCTACAGACCAGAATACAATAGCTGAAAATCAGATAAAAGAAGCAGACCTTAACGGAGATGGCTTATCAGAAATAATTGTCACCGTAAAAGATGCTAATGGACTGTACAAATATTTACGTGTCAATTTAGATAAAGATGTTCAAAATAGTGCTTCTTTTGCTTCCTTTGAACTTCTGCCTAAGAATTCACCGGCAATGAGTAATTATATGGCTGGGGATTTTGATGGGGATAGCAAGACTGATTTCCTTACGTTGAGGAATAATGTGGCTACTTTTGTCAAGCTAAAAGATGATGGTCAAAGTATTACTGTTATTGAATCACCTGCAGTAAGTAATACCACCAATGGAACAATGCCTATTTCAGGGGTCTGGGGAAGCGCTGTACTGGGAGATTATAACGGTGACGGAAAAACAGACTTTTTAATTCCTACAGCTTTTGATTCATCGGATTGGAGAATGTATACTTCGACCGGGAAAGGTTTTGCTGAAAAATATTACTCCAACTTCTGTTACTTCCAGGAATCACAGAATGATCCGGACAACCATATTCCATGGTATTCCCACAGAAGAACGTATGTAGCCCAGGATCTTAACAGGGACGGAAAATCTGATTTTATCGAATTTTATTCATTGGTTCAAATCAGCCAGGCCGGAGGTGCCCAATCCAGATTCCTTGTCAATTTGTATGAAAATAAAGGGTATAAATCTGCTTCTTCAGGCATAGAATTCCAAAAGAAAAAGCTGGTTAATTATAAGAGCATCGTCAACCAGTCCAACAGACCACTTATCGAGAATCGCAGAGGGTATCCTTACCTGTATAATACAGACAGAACATGGTATATTCCGAGCATGGAACAGTTCACCTGGTCTAATGTAGCAGAGCACTACACACCGATATTCGGGAACTTCAGAGTGAATATGTCTGATGAAAACATTCTTGTTTTCCAAAAAAGTAAATTGTTTAAATTTAACTATTATGACGTTTCAAAAGAGTCCAGAATTATTGGGATTACCCAGGGAAATATAAAAACAGAAATTGAGTATAAAGAGCTGAATCCTGCTGTTGATTCCAATGTATATCAACCTGTAAAAAAAGAACAGTATCCTTATTTAGAACTTAATAAAGTCTACCAGACTACTGCCGTATCTCAGCTGAGATCATGGGGAAGAAAGCAGGATTTCCGTTACAGAGGTTTTGTTTCTCATTTACTGGGTAAAGGTATTATAGGTTTCCGTCAGTCTGCCCGTTCATCATGGTATGCAGACGGTTTCGAAAACACAAAAATCTGGAGTGGTGTTGAGATTGACCCGCTGAATGATGCTGCTGTTGTAAAGGAGTGGACGACAAGAACCAATGATGAGAGCAAGATATTCCCTGCAGATCTTTCTGAGAACAACACTCAATTATTAAGTTTTAAGTCTACTATTTATCAGACAGACAAATTACTTAACGGACAGGTACTCACTTCTCTGAATAATGTAGATAAATCTAAAATTGTTACCGCTGTTGTTCCGAAATCAACAAGATCAAAAGATTTTCTGACCAATACAGTTGCCACAAGCAGTATAATTTATGGAGAATACTATCTTCCATCACAAAGTATCTCTAAGATAAATGATAATTTTGCTGTCACAACTTCCAACTTTGAATACATCCATAATCCCTCAGCCTCAGGACCGGATTATTATATCGGCCGTCCAAAGGTAAAAACCAGTACAATACAGGCTTATGGTGATACCAAATCTTCTAAAGAGGAATACGTATACGAAGGCAATCTATTAAAGACCTTAAAAAAATGGAACAGAGATAATACTGCCTATCTTCAGGAAACATATAATTATGATGGATTTGGGAACATTATTCAGAAGACAATTATCAATAGTTCAGATTCACAAACCCAAACCAACAAGGCCCAATATGATGATACAGGAAGATTTATTGTAAAACAGACAGATAATCTTGGCCTGGAAACCAATATTACTTATGACAGTCTGGGGCAGGTGCTTACCCAAACCGACCCTATAGGTAATACGGTAACCAATACTTATGATGAATGGGGAAAGATTTTAACTTCCAAATCTAATCTTCAGGGTACAACCACTTACCAGTATGAAACCCTGTTCCGGGTTACAACACCAGGTTTTATCAAGCGTGTTATAGGAACCAAGGTAACAAAATACTCCCCTGATGGAGATATCAGCATTGCTTACACCAATTTATTAGGGCAAAATTATAAGACAACAACCAAAGCATTTAAGGAAGGAAAATTTATTTCCAAGGATACCGAATTTGATATTCTGGGAAGGAAAACAGCTGAAAGCCAGCCTTATTTTGAAAGTGATTCTAATCTGAGACAATGGAATAAGATCATTTACAACGATTCTGTTTTTCCTCCGAAAGTAACTGCATTATCATTCAGCGGTGCAGAAACTATAACTACAACTTCCGGTTTCACTACAACGATTGAAGAGACCAAAGGGAATAAAAGAATCACTACGAAAACGCTGGATGCACTGGAAAATGTAATTTCCGCAACAGACAAAGGAGGAACCATTAAATTCTCTTATAATGCTGCCGGAGACCAAATAAAGGCCCAGTATGCAGAAAATATTGTCACAACTCAGTATGATTCGTGGGGAAGAAAAATAGAATTTAACGATCCATCCAACGGAGTCTATAAATACGAATATGATGGTTTTGGTAAAATAAAAAAAATAATCAGTCCAAAAGGTAATAAACTCTACACATTTAACAATGTGGGACAGCTTGTTTCTCAGAATGAAATTTCTACAGCAGATGGAGGACAGGCGACCAACAAAATAATAACCTTTACCTATGATAATAAAGGCAGACTGATTTCAAAATCGGGAACATCAAAAGGAAAAAGCTACAGTTCCAATATATCCTATGATCCCCAGGGAAGGGTCATCTCCTCATCAGAAAGCAGTAATGGAAAATATTTCATAAAAAAAGGAATCACCTATGATGACAAGGCAAGGGTAATCTCTTATGAAAAACAATTATATTCTTCGGGAGTGCTTACCAAAGTAACTGTTGAAAATTTTTACAGTACCTGGAATGGAGATTTACAGCTGGTGAAGGATAAAACTTCCGGGAAAATCTTATGGGAACTTAAAAACACCAACGAAAGAGGGCAAGTTCTTAATGCCAAATTAGGAGCAGCAGAAATCACCAATTTATATGATGATACGAATGGCTTCTTAACGAAAGTCAATCATTCCTCACAGGTTAAGCAGGATATTTTACAGTTAACCTATGCTTTTGATGCCATCAAAAATGAATTAAGAAGCAGGACTACCGGAGGTGATTTTAATATCACGGAAACATTTGAATATGACAACAATAACAGATTAGTAAAATGGACCAATCCTGTAACCGGGCAATATAATTCCAATATATATGATGCAAAAGGCAGAATTCTGGAAAATGATCAGGTTGGAAAAATTAAGTTTGAAAACTCAGCGAAGGTTTACCAACCAACAGGAATGACCCTTAATGCTGCCGGAACACAGAACTACAATAATGATCTGATCCAAAGTATCGCTTATAATGAAAATAACGACCCGATATTCATTGATGGAGAAAAAGGAGATGTGGCTTTCCAGTACGGATTAACAGCCATGAGGCAGCAAGTCTCTTTTGGAGGAAATTTTGATCCTGACCAGGAAGGTAAATTTACCCGATTCTATAGTGAAGACGGCAGCTTTGAAATCACTAAAAACAATGTAACCGGTAAAGAAAAACATACTATTTATATTGGTGGTACCCCTTATGAAAGTAATATTGTATATTTAAAAAATTATGAAGAGACCAATGGTTCTTATAGATTTTTACATAAGGATTATTTAGGAAGTATTCTTGCAATCAGTGATGAAGCAGGGAATAAACTGGAACAAAGACACTTTGATGCATGGGGGAACTTTACCCATCTTCAGATTGGAAACGGCCCTATCCTTACAGATAAGAACAGTATTGATAATGCTGCATTATTAGTAGACAGAGGATACACCGGGCATGAGCATTTTGCGGAGGTAGGAATTATCCACATGAACGGAAGATTGTATGATCCGTTACTCAGAAGATTTTTAAATGCGGATGAAAACATTCAGGATCCATACAACACCCAAAACTATAATAAGTATGGGTATGTATTGAATAATCCATTAATGTTTAGTGATCCTAGTGGAGAGGTATTTCAATTTGCTTTTCTCGCTGTGATGGGGACTTTTTGGGCTACAGTGATGACAGGAGCGATAATTTCCTCAGCCATTGCCACATTTTTATATCTGGCAAAAGCTTATCTGACAAGAAATTTCAGTGTAGGAGGCTTTTTCAAAGCCGTCACCATTGGGTCAATTACAGGAGCGGTATCAGCAGGACTCGGACAGGTATTCAGTGCAGGAACTTTAATTGCAAGCATTGGTAACGGAGTATTGTCCGGAGCAGGAGCTTCAGCAGTACAGGCATTAGCTAGTGGTACCAACTTCCTTAAGGGAGTTGCACAAGGCGCAGTAATAGGTGGTGCAATGGGCGCAATAAGCTTTGGACTTAGCAGATTATTTGCAAAACCTTCAGGTGAATCTTTAGATGTAGAAGATCATACAGAAGGGGTTACAGAAAACCCTGTAAATCAAAAATCCAACGAAGTAAAAAAAGTTATGGCAAATGATTTTAAAGGGAAAAACCCTGCTAACGGAAGTATCAGAGTATTACGAAAGCCGGAGGACTTACCAAACTATTTAAAAGAAAGAGATTATACATTTGATGGTAAAACATTGGTAAATAAGGACGGTAAATCTGTTTTGGGAGTTACAACCCCATTCTATGGAAATAAATATATCCGATATGTATTTGCTCCTAATGCTTTTAAATCGCCAGAGATATTAACCCTTACTACCGGACATGAAATGCTTCATGGAGTTTTTTATGCCAATCAAATTAACCCCATAGAACTATCTACTCAAACATGGACACCAAACGCTAAGACGGTATCCAACCACCATGTTATAATTGCAGAATGGGAAAAAAGTTATATTGATTTACGAGGTTGGCAAGGTTTAAATCTTCCAGTAGAACCTAGGTTTAATTTAGATCTTATAAGACAATCCAACTATGGTTTTAATGCCAGATTTGACAACATGATGAAGCTAATGAAAAACTTCCTTAAAAAATGA
- a CDS encoding DUF536 domain-containing protein, whose amino-acid sequence MKRTLLIAAMVVSGLMHAQNAAGITIHDTRSINALPAAYNHEVKAEFKLRDVVGVPGTGNYSGMLTIAPWFDNSGNKRHQLNFNDGGIFYRNGLSTDPQWGSWSKLLLQSNDGKVRIGSSSDPDLNSASLLRVYDTKDVMMEVTNSYGTFQIAKSGCNGCYGGTPGDTVLRNLGSSHNIIIAQPNDNNDGKTFIGFQDATRGIWIKFLNNGIAKFDGKIHAKEIEVKADVWADYVFKKDYQLKSLEEVAKHIESKGHLPNIPSAEEVLKNGINVAEMDAKLLEKIEELTLYSIEQNKQLKSQSEEIKELKAQVQKLLSTKK is encoded by the coding sequence ATGAAACGTACTTTACTGATTGCCGCAATGGTGGTCTCAGGTCTTATGCATGCACAAAATGCTGCAGGAATAACCATACATGATACGAGAAGTATCAATGCACTGCCCGCTGCCTATAATCACGAGGTTAAGGCAGAATTTAAACTCAGAGATGTAGTCGGAGTTCCGGGGACGGGAAATTATTCAGGAATGTTAACGATTGCCCCTTGGTTTGATAATTCCGGAAATAAACGCCATCAGCTTAACTTTAATGATGGAGGAATCTTTTACAGAAACGGATTATCAACCGATCCTCAATGGGGAAGCTGGAGCAAGCTTTTGCTTCAATCCAATGACGGGAAAGTTCGAATTGGCTCTTCTAGTGATCCTGATTTAAATTCAGCGTCTTTATTAAGAGTATATGATACTAAGGATGTGATGATGGAAGTTACCAATTCCTATGGAACATTTCAGATTGCGAAATCAGGTTGCAACGGATGCTATGGAGGTACGCCGGGTGATACTGTTTTAAGGAACCTGGGAAGTTCACACAACATTATCATCGCCCAGCCCAATGACAACAATGATGGTAAAACCTTCATAGGATTTCAGGATGCTACCCGTGGCATCTGGATCAAGTTTCTTAATAACGGAATTGCAAAATTCGATGGAAAAATCCACGCCAAGGAAATTGAAGTAAAAGCGGATGTTTGGGCTGATTATGTATTTAAAAAGGATTATCAGCTGAAATCTTTGGAAGAAGTAGCAAAACATATTGAGAGTAAAGGACATCTTCCCAACATTCCTTCAGCTGAAGAAGTATTGAAAAATGGGATTAATGTAGCTGAAATGGATGCCAAACTTCTGGAAAAAATTGAAGAACTGACCCTTTATTCTATTGAGCAAAACAAGCAATTAAAATCACAATCTGAGGAGATCAAAGAATTAAAAGCGCAGGTACAAAAGCTTCTTTCCACAAAAAAATAA
- a CDS encoding DUF6660 family protein: MNLLRWILAIYFMALSLMPCEDVSHPLDSGNKKISLSIRDSHSTEKGDVCSPLCACSCCQMTVSAFKMHPLLEIPEQIPAYFSKKILFHKNDFAYQVYDPIWQPPKI, encoded by the coding sequence ATGAACCTGTTAAGATGGATACTGGCAATTTATTTCATGGCGTTATCACTAATGCCATGCGAAGACGTGTCGCATCCGCTGGATTCAGGAAATAAAAAAATATCATTAAGTATCCGGGATTCCCATTCTACGGAAAAAGGAGATGTCTGTTCGCCGCTATGTGCATGCAGCTGTTGTCAGATGACAGTTTCGGCATTTAAGATGCATCCCTTACTGGAAATTCCTGAGCAGATTCCTGCTTATTTTTCAAAGAAAATCTTATTCCATAAGAACGACTTTGCCTACCAGGTATACGATCCTATCTGGCAGCCTCCCAAGATTTAA